CCGAGTCGTCGTACACGTCCGGATCGGTGATCGCGGTGACCGGAGGCAAGCACCTCTGATCGCGCCGTAGGCTGGGCGGCGTGCAGCCGTCGTCGTCCCGTCCTCTGGTGGGCGTCGCGCTCGTCATCGGCTCGTGCCTGTCGCTGCCGTTCGGCGCGGCGGTCGCCGCCCAGCTGTTCCCGGTGCTCGGCCCGTGGGGTGTGACGTCGCTCCGCGTCGCGATCGCCGCACTGCTGCTCGTCGTCATCGTGCGCCCCCGCCCCGCGCGGTGGAGTCGGACGCAGTGGCTCGCTGCGGTGTTGTTCGGCCTGTCGCTCGCGGGCATGAACGGCTTCTTCTACGCCGCGATCGACCGCATCCCGCTGGGGCCGGCGGTCGCGATCGAGTTCCTCGGACCGCTGGTCCTCGCCGCCGTCCTCACCCGCCGCCTGGCCGATGCCGCCTGGGTGGGGGTGGCCCTGCTCGGCATGGTGCTGCTCGGCGTCGACGGATTGATCGGCGCGGAGCCTCTGGATCCGCTCGGCCTGCTGTTCGTCCTGGTCGCGGCCGCGTTCTGGGCGATG
This genomic interval from Microbacterium hydrocarbonoxydans contains the following:
- a CDS encoding EamA family transporter, whose product is MQPSSSRPLVGVALVIGSCLSLPFGAAVAAQLFPVLGPWGVTSLRVAIAALLLVVIVRPRPARWSRTQWLAAVLFGLSLAGMNGFFYAAIDRIPLGPAVAIEFLGPLVLAAVLTRRLADAAWVGVALLGMVLLGVDGLIGAEPLDPLGLLFVLVAAAFWAMYIRMSARVGALIPGSSGLAVGLVVAAVLLIPVGVPAAVTLTGDLQLLLLAAVTAVLSSVIPYSFELAALRRLPQRVFGVLLSLEPAFATLAGWLILGQSATPLRMLAIALVVAASVGTTLGVRRRRRRADAERAESDAERDDEGGPFTAPIPLPD